The Enterobacter kobei genome has a segment encoding these proteins:
- a CDS encoding major capsid protein yields MIIGNERIDLSPLFQLTSTRNFLLSSLNIFDGDGVTSHKVSVSRLLEDNTSLYNQPTARFSNEHNTTQRQSGKEWLIELPYFLREDVITPSDIQGKRKPGSDIQETVTDIYSDYMNKHAVAFMRTRESYLARSLFSGQVYTPKTDDLLIDFGDLFGVAPMNATLDLSATDSSTLRAIDDMVSQITEAAQSQASAVERIIVFAKGSFYSDLRFSPAMEAAFRYVSPLDEGNVVFQRRDLLPGVSTFSIPGTNCDVVKVTDPLLLAQMGDADAIAIPQFAKGSGIYQNIYGAASSTFELLNAAPAEVYSWSFESERGNAINVISENSALPVNHGLNFSVHIKATE; encoded by the coding sequence ATGATTATTGGAAACGAGCGTATCGACCTTTCCCCATTATTCCAGCTAACCAGCACCCGCAATTTTTTACTGTCGTCACTAAACATTTTTGATGGCGACGGAGTTACATCTCATAAGGTGAGCGTGTCCCGTCTGCTGGAAGATAACACCAGCCTGTATAATCAGCCTACTGCAAGGTTCTCCAACGAACATAACACTACGCAACGTCAGAGCGGTAAAGAGTGGCTTATTGAGCTTCCGTATTTCCTGCGTGAAGACGTGATCACTCCGTCAGACATTCAGGGCAAGCGTAAGCCTGGAAGCGACATTCAAGAAACAGTGACAGACATTTACAGCGATTACATGAATAAACACGCTGTAGCGTTTATGCGCACTCGCGAAAGCTATCTTGCTCGCTCTCTGTTCTCTGGTCAGGTGTATACGCCTAAGACAGACGATCTGTTAATCGACTTTGGCGATCTGTTCGGCGTAGCCCCGATGAATGCCACTCTTGATCTGTCAGCTACAGATAGCAGCACTCTACGTGCCATTGACGACATGGTGAGTCAAATCACCGAAGCGGCACAAAGCCAGGCGTCGGCAGTGGAGCGAATTATTGTTTTTGCTAAAGGCTCATTCTATAGCGATCTGCGTTTCAGCCCTGCAATGGAAGCGGCTTTCCGCTATGTCAGCCCACTGGACGAAGGGAACGTAGTATTCCAGCGTCGTGACCTCCTGCCAGGCGTGAGCACTTTTAGCATTCCAGGCACAAATTGCGATGTTGTGAAAGTAACTGATCCGCTGCTATTAGCACAAATGGGTGATGCTGATGCTATCGCTATCCCGCAATTCGCTAAGGGAAGCGGTATTTACCAGAACATCTACGGCGCAGCTTCTTCAACATTTGAACTTCTTAATGCAGCACCTGCGGAAGTTTATAGCTGGAGCTTCGAAAGCGAGCGCGGTAACGCAATCAATGTGATTTCCGAGAACTCAGCACTGCCAGTTAACCACGGCCTGAACTTCTCCGTTCACATTAAAGCCACAGAATAG
- a CDS encoding CS1-pili formation C-terminal domain-containing protein: MTLFSKKTLTIAVMMSLMSLPVTAFAMEDLNTQAENLPADFSSHFFDAPLLTKVELDGEYLGDAMVLLSRNNTVQLINFSQFSESKLSSQVRNRWENTLKQSNKLGKCDKNCADGLISLDYSLINAALYITTDADKNARGGVRHIALPETGSSGLILRNQMNLVGGEMQPWSGYQSLQAQGSIGNWTAQASSQLSRSDVENSHTEARVSSLFLQRELPGKLVRAGLFMPDSQGILRQPQMPGSQSSQTLVGVMVGSSDTLLETSGQASVYPLYVTANRDAIAEIYRDGVLINSQPVKPGMQQLDTTVLPSGIYSVEVRILELGKEISRSEETIYKPNSWRNPESRWQYNIYGGVEQQLGNNRLNDNSGKEALGASANYLLHPRVIVGAAGQRNANGNQVGASTDIQAGQNVRLYGSVGVSDSLGSRFDTQFNWQMRPQTSLMLNHSQSWYGEENSFCGNKKCQTTKHQSSGATLNHRLDNGDSLSLRGTHYEREKSVGIDANWRTRFTVKDTPISLTLNGFDRPYRQSGSTRNRGANLNLSFALGGSGRSINATLGSRNDNRGEREMFASAGISQSFEQGSIKSFSAGVTGDRYGLSGNIYSDFAHRYASGSVYAQSTSNNSKLSGGINMSNTLAVGGGKVSASHTPESWASHTGMIIDVESDDADVILKAWDSMGTTSTLRAGRNFIPVNAWKSGQMQIDFIGKDAPALKVWPTELPYHLNKGGVATAKVRVMKTVTVIGRVVDINGNPLSGAKLVNHAGHGISEGDGFFVTDMHEHTPELIIHSRNDQQCKVHLDVNAFKRENNTLMVGDLSCKKQKS, encoded by the coding sequence ATGACGTTATTCTCAAAAAAAACTCTGACCATTGCGGTAATGATGTCGTTGATGTCGCTGCCGGTCACTGCATTCGCCATGGAAGATTTGAACACACAGGCAGAAAATTTGCCTGCAGATTTTAGTAGTCATTTCTTCGATGCGCCATTGCTGACCAAAGTTGAGCTGGATGGAGAGTATTTAGGTGACGCCATGGTTTTATTATCAAGGAATAACACCGTACAACTTATTAATTTCTCCCAATTCTCGGAAAGCAAATTATCATCACAAGTCCGTAATCGTTGGGAAAATACACTTAAACAGTCGAACAAGCTAGGGAAATGCGATAAAAATTGTGCAGACGGCTTAATTAGCCTTGATTACAGCTTGATCAACGCGGCGCTATATATCACCACCGATGCAGATAAAAATGCCCGGGGCGGCGTGCGTCACATTGCTCTGCCTGAAACCGGCAGTAGTGGATTGATACTGCGTAACCAGATGAATTTAGTTGGGGGTGAAATGCAGCCCTGGTCTGGTTATCAAAGCTTACAGGCGCAAGGCAGTATTGGGAACTGGACGGCACAGGCCAGTAGCCAGCTCAGCCGTAGTGATGTTGAGAATAGTCATACTGAGGCACGTGTAAGTTCGCTTTTTTTACAACGTGAACTACCGGGGAAATTAGTTAGAGCAGGTCTCTTTATGCCTGATAGCCAGGGAATTTTGCGCCAGCCGCAAATGCCCGGCAGCCAAAGTAGCCAAACATTGGTTGGCGTGATGGTTGGAAGTTCAGACACGTTATTAGAAACGTCGGGGCAGGCCAGCGTCTATCCGCTTTACGTCACTGCCAATCGAGACGCAATCGCTGAAATTTATCGCGATGGTGTGTTGATCAATAGCCAGCCGGTTAAACCGGGTATGCAACAACTCGATACTACGGTATTGCCCTCCGGCATTTACAGTGTTGAGGTGCGTATACTTGAATTGGGTAAAGAAATTAGCCGCAGCGAAGAAACAATTTACAAGCCCAATAGCTGGCGCAATCCCGAAAGTCGCTGGCAATACAATATATATGGAGGTGTCGAACAACAGCTGGGCAACAATCGTCTTAACGATAACAGTGGCAAAGAGGCATTGGGTGCTAGCGCTAACTATTTGTTGCATCCGCGTGTAATTGTAGGTGCTGCAGGACAACGTAATGCCAACGGGAACCAGGTGGGCGCTTCAACCGATATTCAGGCTGGGCAGAATGTCCGCCTTTATGGCAGCGTCGGCGTGAGCGACAGTCTGGGGTCGCGATTCGACACGCAGTTCAACTGGCAAATGCGACCACAAACCAGCTTAATGCTGAATCATAGCCAGAGCTGGTACGGCGAGGAAAACTCCTTTTGCGGTAACAAAAAGTGCCAAACCACTAAGCATCAATCCAGCGGGGCGACACTCAACCATCGACTCGATAATGGCGACTCGCTTTCGCTACGCGGCACGCATTACGAACGTGAAAAGAGCGTTGGGATAGATGCTAACTGGCGTACTCGTTTCACCGTTAAAGACACGCCAATCTCATTAACGCTAAACGGCTTTGATCGTCCTTATCGCCAAAGTGGGAGCACAAGAAATCGTGGAGCGAACCTTAATCTCAGCTTCGCCCTGGGCGGGAGTGGACGCAGCATAAACGCGACATTGGGCAGTCGTAATGATAACCGGGGTGAACGAGAAATGTTCGCTTCCGCGGGTATAAGCCAGTCCTTTGAGCAAGGGAGCATTAAAAGCTTTTCGGCAGGGGTCACCGGCGATCGATATGGTCTGAGCGGCAATATTTATAGCGACTTCGCGCATCGCTACGCCAGCGGTTCGGTATATGCGCAAAGTACCAGCAATAACAGCAAATTGAGTGGCGGTATCAACATGAGTAATACGCTTGCCGTCGGTGGCGGTAAGGTCTCTGCCAGCCATACCCCTGAATCATGGGCCAGTCACACCGGCATGATCATTGATGTTGAGAGTGACGATGCAGATGTCATCCTCAAAGCCTGGGATAGCATGGGAACCACCAGCACTTTACGTGCCGGTCGTAATTTCATTCCCGTGAATGCGTGGAAATCAGGTCAGATGCAAATTGATTTCATTGGTAAAGATGCGCCAGCACTTAAAGTCTGGCCAACGGAACTGCCTTATCACTTGAATAAAGGGGGGGTAGCAACCGCTAAAGTACGCGTAATGAAAACCGTCACGGTGATTGGTCGCGTGGTAGATATTAACGGAAATCCTTTGTCCGGTGCCAAATTAGTGAATCATGCCGGACATGGTATCTCTGAAGGGGATGGTTTTTTTGTCACTGATATGCATGAACATACGCCGGAACTGATCATTCATTCACGTAACGATCAGCAATGCAAAGTACATCTGGATGTCAATGCATTCAAGCGTGAAAATAATACGCTGATGGTCGGCGATCTGAGTTGTAAAAAGCAAAAGAGTTAA
- a CDS encoding lysozyme, with product MATSKTKLSAAVLGLVLAGAPASVILDQFLNEKEGNSLTAYKDGSGIWTICRGATRVDGKPVVQGMKLAQAKCDQVNAIERDKALAWVDRNIRVPLSEPQKAGIASFCPYNIGPGKCFPSTFYQRINAGDRKGACEAIRWWIKDGGRDCRLTKGQKNGCYGQVERRDQESALTCWGIDQ from the coding sequence ATGGCTACCAGCAAGACTAAGCTCAGCGCTGCCGTTCTGGGACTCGTTCTGGCTGGCGCACCGGCATCAGTTATTCTTGATCAGTTTCTGAATGAGAAAGAGGGCAACAGCCTGACTGCCTATAAGGATGGTTCCGGGATCTGGACAATCTGCCGCGGCGCCACGCGGGTAGATGGGAAACCTGTGGTGCAGGGGATGAAACTGGCACAGGCCAAATGTGACCAGGTAAATGCCATAGAGCGAGATAAAGCGCTGGCGTGGGTTGACCGGAATATCAGGGTGCCGCTGAGCGAACCACAGAAAGCCGGTATTGCTTCGTTCTGCCCGTACAACATCGGCCCCGGTAAATGCTTCCCATCGACGTTCTATCAGCGAATCAATGCCGGTGATAGAAAAGGAGCATGTGAGGCGATTCGCTGGTGGATAAAAGACGGTGGCCGTGATTGTCGCCTGACAAAAGGCCAGAAGAATGGCTGTTATGGTCAGGTTGAACGACGTGACCAGGAAAGTGCGCTGACCTGCTGGGGGATAGACCAGTGA
- a CDS encoding CS1 type fimbrial major subunit, which produces MFKKILLTALISTSATAIADDTTTLQFDLEATVPTTRYFVEFNDPTFGTNTQEMVWNQSAQKLDNVSTQLKALNNSGKIEAYIASAAELVHETDISKKIPLTVTIDGKTLPVGAASAVEIVDDATTTVQTLPLVVSPTGAPTYDDGKYNGTVTMNFDHSF; this is translated from the coding sequence ATGTTCAAGAAAATTCTCCTTACCGCACTGATTAGCACCTCTGCTACGGCAATTGCAGATGACACCACTACACTACAGTTTGATTTAGAAGCTACGGTTCCAACAACGCGTTATTTCGTTGAATTTAACGACCCTACTTTTGGCACGAATACACAGGAGATGGTGTGGAACCAAAGTGCTCAGAAACTGGATAATGTTTCTACTCAACTGAAAGCGCTAAATAATAGTGGAAAAATTGAGGCTTATATTGCTTCCGCAGCAGAGTTAGTTCACGAAACTGATATCAGTAAGAAGATCCCGCTGACAGTAACCATTGACGGAAAAACGTTACCTGTTGGGGCTGCTTCAGCCGTTGAGATTGTGGATGATGCGACTACCACAGTACAGACGTTGCCGCTGGTGGTTAGCCCAACAGGAGCACCAACCTATGATGATGGGAAATATAACGGCACCGTCACCATGAATTTTGATCACAGTTTTTAA
- a CDS encoding class II holin family protein, translating to MNNLSDVAAGLSYGTSIGSFGYWLLQLLDKVSPSQWAAIGVLASILFGLLTYLTNLYFKIKDDRRKEARENGYQQD from the coding sequence ATGAACAACCTTTCAGACGTAGCGGCGGGACTATCCTACGGAACATCTATAGGCAGCTTTGGTTACTGGCTTCTGCAATTACTCGACAAAGTCAGCCCGAGCCAGTGGGCCGCTATTGGGGTTCTCGCCAGTATTCTTTTTGGCCTGCTGACGTACCTGACCAATCTTTATTTCAAGATCAAAGACGACCGTCGAAAAGAGGCCCGGGAAAATGGCTACCAGCAAGACTAA
- a CDS encoding acyltransferase family protein, translating to MTDNQKKIYFIEVLRGVAPLLVVGYHLVGPLLGAYNFWPGMGLDLFRNGNIGVDIFFIISGFIICYATQKSEARPLLSFVLRRFFRIYPLFLFCIIFMWFAYASWKPSIELIRSIFLLHGDYSLPAPFFGYNMLYPAWTISYEIIFYALFLLGMAVSHTKRALITSVIMLTLMFSIQLLFKHSISISGHFSAYSDNMSWMAPILTLIGSPMLLEFIFGMILYKVFTKFGPIKNNAIKYSMMTLSIVGVYFIIHIDTKSHGFTDKGIIAAFIFSSMMFAEMSGAKMSFRITKFFSDISYSLYLTHAIVLTLVLIYLKNNGINEYPKGIFSFTCLMSLCIGVSYITHIAIERPFISVGKRLVSYVKYKECPSVGS from the coding sequence ATGACCGATAACCAGAAAAAAATCTATTTTATAGAAGTGCTCCGAGGTGTCGCACCTCTCCTTGTTGTTGGTTACCATTTAGTTGGGCCATTGCTTGGGGCATATAATTTTTGGCCTGGAATGGGACTTGATTTGTTCAGGAATGGGAATATTGGTGTAGACATATTTTTCATAATTAGCGGTTTCATTATATGCTACGCAACACAAAAATCAGAAGCCAGGCCTTTATTGTCATTTGTCCTGCGTCGATTTTTTAGAATTTATCCATTATTTTTATTCTGCATAATTTTCATGTGGTTTGCATACGCATCATGGAAACCTTCAATTGAACTTATTAGGTCAATATTCCTTTTGCATGGTGATTATTCACTACCTGCACCTTTCTTTGGCTATAATATGCTTTATCCTGCCTGGACAATATCTTATGAAATAATATTTTATGCTCTTTTCTTGTTAGGGATGGCAGTTAGCCACACAAAAAGAGCGTTAATAACATCAGTTATTATGTTAACATTAATGTTCAGTATTCAGTTGTTATTCAAACATTCAATATCTATATCAGGTCATTTCTCTGCATATTCTGATAACATGTCCTGGATGGCCCCAATCCTGACATTGATAGGCTCACCGATGCTGCTAGAATTTATATTTGGCATGATCCTTTATAAGGTCTTTACAAAGTTCGGCCCAATAAAAAACAACGCCATTAAATATTCAATGATGACATTATCAATAGTTGGAGTTTATTTCATAATTCATATAGACACCAAGTCTCATGGATTCACTGACAAAGGAATAATTGCGGCATTCATATTCTCATCTATGATGTTTGCTGAAATGTCTGGAGCAAAAATGTCCTTTAGAATTACTAAATTTTTCTCTGATATATCTTATTCACTGTATCTAACTCATGCAATAGTGCTAACGCTAGTATTGATTTATTTGAAAAACAATGGCATCAATGAGTACCCTAAAGGTATTTTTTCCTTTACCTGCTTGATGTCATTATGCATTGGTGTTTCGTATATTACACACATTGCTATTGAACGCCCTTTTATTTCTGTAGGAAAGAGACTTGTCTCATATGTTAAATATAAGGAATGCCCCTCCGTGGGCTCTTAA
- a CDS encoding response regulator transcription factor: protein MNFSRSQPLRIIILDDQPIFLRGVHNLFQHEFDIKLLGSVSDCTDLDMFINDADILLMDFALLPQKKNGINLINYLHKHHPNLYILVMSSFYSASSVSMALRNGARGFIHKQASEAEMINAVKVVGSGNVYLELEMAVLLAQLHYAEMQASSRHAPPTQEASRVSLSNLSPKVQEVIHGLLEGMTVKEIAQKYGRSIKTISGQKQAGMRKLGLKSNRELYLLRHNLDYSA, encoded by the coding sequence ATGAATTTCAGCCGTTCTCAACCGTTGCGCATCATTATCCTTGACGATCAACCAATTTTTTTACGGGGCGTTCATAATCTCTTCCAGCATGAGTTTGATATTAAATTGTTGGGTAGTGTAAGTGATTGCACAGATCTGGATATGTTCATTAATGATGCTGATATTTTGCTTATGGATTTTGCGCTTTTGCCGCAGAAAAAAAACGGAATCAACTTAATTAATTATTTGCATAAGCACCATCCAAATTTATATATTTTAGTGATGTCTTCGTTTTATTCTGCCAGCAGCGTCTCCATGGCATTGCGCAATGGCGCACGAGGGTTCATTCACAAGCAGGCGTCAGAAGCTGAAATGATTAATGCGGTAAAGGTGGTCGGTAGCGGCAATGTGTATCTGGAGCTGGAAATGGCGGTACTGCTGGCGCAATTACATTACGCTGAAATGCAGGCTTCTTCCAGACATGCGCCGCCAACGCAAGAAGCTTCGCGGGTTTCGCTCAGCAATTTGTCGCCCAAAGTGCAGGAAGTCATACACGGCCTGCTGGAGGGAATGACTGTGAAAGAGATTGCACAAAAATATGGACGCAGTATTAAGACTATCAGCGGACAGAAACAGGCCGGTATGCGCAAACTGGGGCTTAAATCGAATAGAGAACTTTATTTACTGCGCCATAATCTGGACTACAGCGCATAA
- a CDS encoding tyrosine-type recombinase/integrase produces MATTKIITQAEAFKLINWLESHNKQLFADVAITMASLCLRVGDTVNLKFSQFKEGNTLEVLESKTGKKKEIIVPAKVWEIVGRRRQAFPKDEYVFTSHSNRASGKAPVSREQVNREIKQAAENVGIKGTVGCHSFRKFSATQVWEKSNGNLALAMKALNHSDPKVTMNYLKIDVKSVGAALANIWE; encoded by the coding sequence ATGGCGACCACGAAGATAATCACCCAGGCAGAGGCTTTTAAGCTGATTAACTGGCTTGAAAGTCATAACAAACAGCTATTCGCAGATGTAGCGATCACTATGGCCTCTTTATGTTTACGGGTAGGTGACACGGTGAATTTGAAGTTCAGCCAGTTCAAGGAGGGAAACACGCTGGAAGTACTGGAGAGTAAGACGGGCAAGAAGAAGGAAATCATAGTCCCTGCGAAGGTGTGGGAGATTGTAGGACGTCGCCGCCAGGCATTCCCGAAAGACGAATACGTTTTCACGTCACACAGCAACCGAGCTTCAGGAAAAGCCCCAGTAAGCCGTGAGCAGGTGAACCGTGAGATCAAACAGGCTGCGGAGAATGTGGGGATTAAAGGAACCGTCGGGTGCCATTCTTTCAGGAAATTTTCTGCTACACAGGTGTGGGAGAAGTCTAACGGGAATTTGGCTTTAGCAATGAAAGCGCTGAACCATTCAGATCCTAAAGTCACCATGAACTATTTGAAGATTGACGTTAAGAGCGTGGGCGCTGCCCTTGCAAACATTTGGGAGTGA
- a CDS encoding phage baseplate protein — protein MATPGSLTIGGDSSRINSTSNSNNSSATRNKGENGFTILASVYNPASDSYIQNYQAIVFDAVTDTGVRRQADITSYPVESGAEVSDHVQIKNNTFKLSGIITETPVRLEKDLLYSAGVNGTRISQAIQYLDKIFDSRQPITLVTEHKVYENVILSGISYDYKSEFAMQFDLEFEQIRLVSTATVNVIATKTQGNKSIGGTVKQKVVNNAPKKIEGDTVTTEFKK, from the coding sequence ATGGCAACACCAGGAAGTTTAACAATCGGGGGCGATTCTTCCCGAATCAATTCAACCTCAAATAGTAATAACAGCAGCGCCACCCGTAATAAAGGTGAAAATGGATTCACTATCCTCGCATCTGTTTATAATCCAGCTTCTGATAGCTACATTCAAAACTATCAGGCTATTGTTTTTGATGCAGTGACAGATACGGGAGTCCGCAGACAGGCAGACATTACAAGCTATCCCGTTGAGAGCGGGGCAGAAGTGAGCGATCATGTTCAGATTAAGAATAACACTTTTAAGCTATCGGGGATTATTACCGAAACTCCGGTAAGGCTTGAGAAAGATTTATTATACAGTGCTGGCGTTAATGGTACTCGTATTTCTCAGGCTATCCAGTATCTTGATAAAATCTTTGATAGTCGTCAGCCTATTACATTAGTGACAGAGCACAAAGTGTATGAGAATGTAATTCTATCTGGAATCAGTTACGATTATAAATCTGAATTTGCTATGCAATTCGATCTTGAATTTGAACAGATCAGGCTTGTTAGCACTGCTACAGTTAATGTAATTGCGACTAAAACGCAGGGTAATAAATCTATTGGTGGTACGGTGAAACAGAAGGTAGTGAATAATGCACCTAAGAAAATCGAAGGTGATACTGTTACTACGGAGTTTAAAAAATAA
- a CDS encoding DUF6538 domain-containing protein gives MKYKPDQYIISDSYGIYYVRISIPVWLRNAFGGRKTLVRSLNTSDLRVARRKRDVIADEFHHIRQIAEPPKPDSLQDTISFLKSVAKYAKAAPKASAPIIYHCPSLNKMLEIYLTHNADRLKMGTLSKTRKAVELFLNYLRKKDVELNDINRTTVTGWLDHLRETKAVQTVANYLSAMANILDLASSRYQDAPPLESNVFRGHKLNTAQSRQSYEAFTDVEITKLISAFNELGEDELRDVTAIAAYSGMRINEIASLKSENIREVEGVLCFEVTEGKTRNAARLVPLHSAIKTMVLERCQKPHNGFLFYRASVTKREDGKRSSWHVNRFGRLKRDILPGQENKVFHSIRHLVAQTMDRGGVGFAELKPVPEDRIALLLGHSRGETESFKTYSKNAASPVELRQYIELLRYPEIENQ, from the coding sequence ATGAAATACAAGCCGGATCAATACATCATTTCCGATAGTTACGGAATTTATTACGTCAGGATCTCAATTCCTGTATGGCTTCGTAATGCATTTGGTGGAAGAAAAACTCTCGTCCGTAGTCTGAACACTTCCGATCTTCGTGTGGCTCGTAGGAAGCGTGATGTTATAGCCGACGAATTTCACCACATCAGGCAAATTGCAGAGCCGCCAAAACCGGACAGCTTGCAGGACACGATCAGCTTTTTAAAGAGCGTGGCTAAGTACGCGAAAGCTGCCCCGAAAGCATCAGCGCCGATTATCTACCACTGCCCCTCTCTGAATAAGATGTTGGAGATTTACCTCACGCATAATGCTGATCGTCTGAAAATGGGAACATTAAGCAAGACCAGAAAAGCCGTTGAACTGTTCCTGAATTACCTGCGAAAGAAGGATGTTGAACTAAATGATATCAACCGTACCACCGTTACAGGCTGGCTTGATCATCTCCGAGAGACAAAGGCAGTCCAGACAGTGGCTAACTACCTATCAGCAATGGCAAACATTCTCGATCTTGCCTCTTCCCGATACCAGGACGCCCCACCGCTGGAAAGTAACGTGTTCAGGGGGCATAAACTCAACACAGCGCAGAGCCGCCAGAGTTACGAGGCATTCACGGACGTAGAAATTACGAAGCTCATTAGTGCGTTTAACGAGTTAGGAGAGGACGAACTAAGGGATGTGACCGCTATCGCCGCTTATAGCGGGATGCGCATTAATGAAATAGCCAGTTTGAAATCTGAAAATATCCGTGAAGTCGAGGGGGTGTTATGTTTCGAGGTGACGGAGGGTAAGACACGCAATGCGGCGCGGTTGGTTCCACTTCATAGTGCGATTAAAACAATGGTGCTGGAACGCTGCCAGAAGCCGCACAACGGCTTTTTATTCTACCGTGCAAGTGTGACCAAGAGAGAGGACGGCAAGCGCTCATCGTGGCACGTAAACCGCTTTGGACGGCTTAAACGCGATATTCTCCCTGGGCAGGAAAACAAGGTGTTTCACTCGATCAGGCATCTGGTTGCTCAAACGATGGACAGGGGCGGGGTTGGATTTGCAGAACTTAAGCCCGTACCAGAAGACCGGATCGCCCTTCTCCTGGGTCATTCGAGAGGGGAAACGGAGAGTTTCAAGACATACTCTAAAAATGCCGCCTCTCCTGTTGAACTACGGCAATACATCGAATTGCTACGTTATCCAGAGATAGAGAATCAATAA